In Desulfosediminicola ganghwensis, a single window of DNA contains:
- a CDS encoding DNA-binding protein yields the protein MKLKNRFVGLLVIAITLMATVASGQIIKANEANAYIGQKTTVCGFVASSKYSDKSTGRPTFLNFDKPFPRHDFTIVIWGNNRQYFGRPEKQYKGKDLCVTGQIESFKGKAQIVAERPSEIAVIN from the coding sequence ATGAAATTAAAAAATCGCTTTGTAGGCTTACTTGTCATTGCTATCACACTCATGGCGACAGTGGCTAGTGGTCAGATAATAAAAGCAAACGAGGCAAATGCTTACATCGGACAGAAAACCACTGTATGTGGTTTCGTTGCCTCAAGCAAATACTCTGATAAGTCTACAGGGAGACCAACTTTTCTTAACTTTGATAAACCATTTCCTAGACATGATTTTACGATCGTCATCTGGGGCAATAATCGCCAATACTTCGGAAGGCCAGAAAAACAATACAAAGGTAAAGATTTATGTGTTACCGGTCAGATAGAGAGCTTTAAAGGAAAAGCTCAAATCGTAGCTGAAAGACCTTCAGAAATTGCAGTAATTAATTGA
- a CDS encoding helix-turn-helix domain-containing protein — translation MSGAVAEFERALIKERQLEGIRNAQKKGTRFGAKAKLTDEQVAEIKERIAQGEQKKVLAAEYGVSRQTLYTALSR, via the coding sequence ATGTCGGGAGCTGTGGCTGAGTTCGAGAGAGCACTGATTAAGGAAAGGCAGCTAGAAGGCATCAGGAATGCCCAGAAAAAGGGTACTCGGTTTGGCGCTAAGGCCAAGCTGACGGATGAGCAGGTGGCTGAAATCAAGGAGAGGATAGCTCAGGGTGAGCAGAAGAAGGTGCTCGCAGCAGAGTACGGAGTGTCAAGGCAGACATTGTATACCGCACTGAGTCGGTGA
- a CDS encoding thermonuclease family protein: METNTGNPTDRPSKPIKIAFLFNYRCLRDREALLSLLLVFSLLFISSTSLAQAIIKGKVVNVADGDTITVLDSSYRQHKIRLYGIDTPEKGQAFGNSAKKFTAGLVAGKQVEVKAYDVDRYGRTVGVVMVAGLNVNRELIKAGYAWQYRKYCKASFCGDWLQLEREARVSMRGLWDFAVDPVPPWEWRKAKRSGNTSSKTSNTYTAPASEAYHGNVKSHVFHAPSCRHYECKNCVQSFGSRQEALDSGYRPCGMCRP, from the coding sequence ATGGAAACGAATACAGGTAACCCCACAGATCGTCCAAGCAAGCCAATTAAGATAGCTTTTTTATTTAATTACAGATGCTTGAGGGATCGTGAAGCCTTGCTATCTCTTCTACTGGTTTTCTCACTTCTATTCATATCATCAACATCTTTAGCCCAAGCGATCATCAAGGGTAAGGTTGTGAACGTTGCCGATGGTGATACCATCACAGTCCTCGACTCTTCATACAGACAACACAAGATACGTCTTTACGGAATAGATACACCAGAGAAAGGCCAGGCGTTCGGTAATTCAGCGAAGAAGTTCACTGCTGGTCTGGTCGCAGGAAAGCAGGTAGAGGTCAAAGCGTACGATGTTGACAGGTACGGCAGGACTGTCGGTGTGGTCATGGTGGCTGGGCTCAATGTCAACCGTGAGCTGATTAAGGCAGGATACGCATGGCAGTACCGGAAGTATTGTAAGGCTTCGTTCTGTGGTGATTGGCTTCAGCTCGAACGAGAGGCAAGAGTATCGATGAGAGGGCTCTGGGATTTCGCTGTAGACCCTGTGCCACCGTGGGAGTGGCGAAAGGCTAAAAGGAGCGGGAATACTTCAAGTAAAACATCCAACACATACACTGCGCCTGCTTCAGAAGCCTACCACGGCAACGTGAAGAGCCATGTGTTCCATGCTCCTAGTTGTAGACACTACGAGTGTAAGAACTGCGTGCAGAGCTTTGGGAGTAGGCAGGAAGCTTTGGACTCTGGGTATAGGCCTTGTGGGATGTGTAGGCCTTGA
- a CDS encoding UvrD-helicase domain-containing protein, whose product MQQIPTSLLYRITHFIRNHQIDYNEDSLKLLVGGDEWTLDFDQATDYPKVKSGFLWDTILVPTVRGDFSIPGVKKSASVVQSDEIAGIVERYYRKALDLYYPLVLEAEKDLITYWNQGYLRNSMVEGWVDRCKVAAKHLNNPILQKFTSDENRSTILQFLKSFSSIQHLKESHNQDFFRRELADYKRFFDTVENNPLTESQRAACVTNEDNNLVLAGAGSGKTSVIIAKAGYLVKAELAHPKEILILAYGKKASEETNERIGEKLPDVEGITTNTFHKLGLEIIAKATGRKPRVSKLQEDRADFFKLVNQMIADIAKKDDSYSQRVIDYFITYLVQYEDEFEHEEQGDYFKALKESEVESLKSRVQFSEKRTSKKSLKQETLKSFEEVVIADYLFVNGIEYVYEAAYKHDTATEEHSQYQPDFYLPDYDIYIEHYGIDRNHNTATFVNQEKYLGGMEWKRNLHQDNGTTCVETFSYEMKEGVLTDRLQSKLEKHGVRFTPMSFADLMGLLIEIGEEKKAHRFTKLIATFLDLFKQSGHNIDSLREIATDHQEAPRCHAFIDVFEPIYDEYEKQLLAAGEVDFSDMIRKATILVQEGKYIPQFKHVLVDEFQDISAIRAELVKAIVDKGKDTVLTCVGDDWQSIYRFSGSDVNYTGQFASHFGYTKTLPLDMTFRFNDKINEFATTFVTQNPAQLKKEVRSFREVDGSAVTLVEYYQDVDAAVLECVTDIQKRHPGKAVVMLLGRYAFAIPECFPSLKDRYPDFEFRFDTVHGSKGKEADFVIVLDVNDGKYGFPSKITDDPLLNLVLPPVEPLPHSEERRLFYVALTRSKHHSYVLYDTTNPSDFIIEIISDEEPEYNFNALRTAGAEQTLPDFGSCPQCKTGSIERRTLPDGQFFFGCSNYPLCDCTPMKCPACKRYPMLKDGQVYRCTGPQCGHTAKACPVSSCKDGILVERKGRYGLFWGCSNYGKTGCKGKGSISVE is encoded by the coding sequence ATGCAGCAGATCCCAACAAGCCTCCTGTACCGTATCACCCATTTTATACGTAATCATCAGATCGATTACAACGAGGACTCCCTCAAGTTGTTGGTAGGTGGTGACGAATGGACTCTGGATTTTGATCAAGCAACAGACTACCCGAAAGTTAAAAGCGGATTCCTCTGGGATACTATCCTCGTTCCGACTGTAAGAGGGGATTTCTCTATACCAGGGGTCAAGAAAAGTGCTTCAGTCGTACAGTCTGATGAGATTGCTGGAATTGTTGAGAGATACTACAGAAAAGCGCTGGACTTGTATTACCCATTGGTTCTGGAGGCTGAGAAGGATCTGATAACTTATTGGAACCAAGGGTATTTGCGGAACTCCATGGTTGAGGGTTGGGTAGATCGATGCAAAGTTGCAGCAAAGCATTTGAACAACCCTATACTCCAGAAATTTACCTCTGATGAAAACAGATCGACAATCCTCCAGTTCCTGAAAAGCTTTTCGTCGATACAGCATCTAAAAGAATCTCATAATCAAGATTTTTTCAGACGAGAACTGGCGGATTACAAACGGTTCTTCGATACAGTAGAGAACAATCCCCTCACAGAAAGCCAGAGAGCAGCCTGTGTCACCAACGAGGATAATAACCTGGTTCTCGCTGGTGCTGGCTCCGGTAAGACATCTGTAATCATCGCCAAGGCCGGATATCTAGTCAAAGCAGAACTTGCCCACCCCAAAGAGATCCTTATCCTGGCTTACGGAAAGAAAGCTAGTGAAGAGACCAACGAGAGAATCGGCGAGAAACTTCCAGATGTGGAGGGGATCACGACGAATACCTTTCACAAACTTGGTCTTGAGATCATAGCCAAAGCCACTGGGAGGAAACCCCGTGTAAGTAAGTTGCAGGAAGACCGGGCCGACTTCTTCAAACTCGTTAACCAGATGATCGCAGATATCGCCAAAAAGGATGATTCGTATAGTCAGAGGGTAATCGACTACTTTATTACTTACTTGGTTCAATATGAAGATGAGTTTGAGCATGAAGAACAGGGCGATTACTTTAAGGCTCTGAAAGAGAGTGAAGTTGAATCCTTGAAGTCGAGAGTTCAGTTCTCAGAAAAGAGAACCAGTAAGAAGTCCTTGAAGCAGGAGACATTGAAAAGCTTTGAGGAGGTGGTCATAGCTGACTACCTCTTCGTCAATGGCATTGAATATGTCTACGAAGCCGCATACAAGCATGATACTGCTACAGAAGAACACTCACAGTATCAGCCAGACTTTTACCTCCCTGATTATGACATCTATATCGAACACTACGGCATAGATCGTAACCACAACACAGCTACTTTCGTAAATCAAGAAAAGTACTTAGGAGGAATGGAGTGGAAACGGAATCTTCACCAAGATAATGGAACCACGTGTGTTGAGACATTCAGCTATGAGATGAAAGAAGGTGTTCTGACTGATCGGCTACAGTCCAAGTTGGAAAAACATGGAGTGCGGTTTACCCCCATGTCCTTTGCGGATCTGATGGGCCTGTTAATCGAGATCGGTGAAGAGAAGAAGGCTCATAGGTTCACCAAACTGATTGCAACCTTTCTGGATCTTTTCAAACAGTCTGGGCATAACATCGATTCGCTGCGAGAAATTGCTACAGATCACCAAGAGGCTCCACGATGTCATGCTTTCATCGATGTGTTTGAGCCAATCTACGATGAGTATGAGAAGCAGTTGCTGGCTGCAGGAGAAGTCGATTTCAGCGACATGATCAGGAAGGCCACAATCCTGGTTCAAGAGGGTAAATACATCCCACAGTTTAAGCATGTCCTTGTCGATGAGTTCCAGGATATTTCTGCTATACGTGCTGAACTTGTAAAAGCCATAGTGGATAAAGGGAAGGATACTGTTCTGACTTGTGTAGGTGATGATTGGCAAAGTATTTACCGCTTTTCTGGATCAGATGTGAATTACACGGGCCAGTTCGCCTCACACTTTGGGTATACGAAGACATTACCCTTGGATATGACTTTCAGGTTCAATGACAAGATTAATGAGTTCGCCACAACTTTCGTAACCCAGAATCCTGCCCAGCTAAAAAAGGAAGTTCGTTCTTTCAGAGAGGTTGATGGCAGCGCTGTAACTCTGGTGGAGTATTACCAGGATGTAGATGCAGCGGTTCTTGAGTGTGTAACGGATATTCAGAAGAGGCACCCTGGTAAGGCGGTAGTTATGCTCCTGGGCCGTTACGCCTTTGCAATCCCTGAGTGCTTCCCCTCACTAAAAGATCGGTACCCGGATTTTGAGTTCAGGTTCGACACTGTACATGGAAGTAAGGGGAAAGAGGCGGATTTTGTTATAGTCTTGGATGTAAATGATGGGAAGTATGGATTCCCATCGAAGATAACTGATGATCCTCTTCTTAACTTGGTTCTTCCTCCAGTAGAACCGTTACCGCACTCAGAAGAACGCAGACTTTTCTATGTGGCCCTGACGAGATCGAAGCATCACAGTTACGTTTTGTATGATACAACCAATCCTTCTGATTTCATTATCGAGATAATCTCCGATGAAGAGCCAGAGTATAACTTTAATGCGCTGAGAACGGCTGGAGCAGAACAAACTCTGCCTGATTTTGGCTCATGTCCTCAGTGCAAAACAGGATCAATTGAAAGACGTACCCTTCCCGACGGACAGTTCTTCTTCGGCTGCAGCAACTACCCCCTGTGCGATTGTACACCTATGAAGTGCCCTGCGTGTAAGCGATATCCAATGCTCAAAGATGGGCAGGTTTACAGGTGCACTGGGCCTCAGTGTGGTCATACGGCTAAAGCTTGTCCAGTCTCCTCATGCAAAGACGGTATTCTTGTTGAGCGGAAAGGTCGTTACGGGTTATTTTGGGGGTGTAGTAACTATGGTAAGACGGGATGTAAGGGAAAAGGTTCAATATCAGTCGAATAA
- a CDS encoding endonuclease, which translates to MIQASRCILGTVLVAVMATSASAHNQYIDSFNKAKRYLEREVYTDYRKTIYCDADYDEKKNAMHPAGFISEKYVKRSKRIEWEHVVPAENFGRTFVEWRDGDKECVDSKGKSFKGRNCAKKVNTEFRYMESDLHNLFPAIGSVNALRSNYNFTVLPDAQPTFGSCDMRISGRKAHPPEIARGQIARAYLYMDSAYSRYNMSKSQKKLMVAWDKTYPVTDWECTRTSRIVQIQGNDNPFVSKHCMSEP; encoded by the coding sequence ATGATACAAGCAAGCAGATGCATATTGGGAACAGTACTCGTAGCTGTTATGGCTACCAGTGCGTCAGCACATAACCAGTACATAGACTCATTTAATAAAGCGAAGAGATACCTCGAAAGAGAGGTATATACAGATTACCGCAAGACCATCTATTGTGATGCTGACTATGATGAGAAGAAAAACGCCATGCATCCAGCTGGTTTTATATCTGAAAAGTACGTCAAGAGATCCAAGAGAATCGAATGGGAGCATGTAGTCCCTGCTGAGAACTTCGGTCGTACCTTCGTTGAATGGAGGGACGGGGATAAAGAATGCGTGGACAGTAAGGGGAAATCGTTTAAAGGGAGGAATTGTGCCAAGAAAGTGAATACTGAGTTCCGGTATATGGAATCAGACTTACACAACCTGTTCCCTGCTATTGGATCGGTAAACGCTCTACGCAGTAACTACAACTTCACCGTTCTTCCTGATGCTCAACCTACTTTTGGTTCATGTGATATGAGGATATCAGGAAGGAAAGCACACCCACCAGAAATCGCACGCGGGCAGATCGCCAGGGCATATCTGTATATGGATTCTGCCTATTCACGGTACAACATGAGTAAGAGCCAGAAAAAGCTGATGGTGGCATGGGATAAGACGTATCCGGTCACAGATTGGGAATGCACTCGTACTTCGAGGATCGTGCAGATCCAAGGGAATGATAACCCTTTTGTGTCTAAGCACTGTATGTCAGAACCTTAG
- a CDS encoding IS91 family transposase, whose amino-acid sequence MKDNGNTPEISDIFRRYGKKYRDMHVVGSQQYKVMRRIEICRTAALGGHVEACNHCGYNRNAYNSCRDRHCPKCQTMVKEKWLSDRRTELLPCPYFHNVFTLPHELNPLVMGNKHIMLTLLFTAVKETLQVFARDPQWRLGGQLGFISVLHTWNQKLMDHYHLHCIIPAGVLSFDRTSWTGTRRKYLFRVQSLAKEFKKRYLDKLERAHKKNLLSFPGKVAGLQEKKQFLTFIETLRGKQWITYAKQPFGGPEQVLEYLGRYTHRVAITNNRIIAIDDGKVSFRYRDRSDDNKEKELTLSAEEFIRRFLLHVLPSGFTKIRYYGFLAHANKKTCIALIRTLIGSDVKYTQKTVETVQEMMLRLTGIDICCCPQCGKGKLVYLRPITDLAYDDSS is encoded by the coding sequence ATGAAAGATAATGGCAACACACCGGAGATTTCCGATATCTTTCGCAGATATGGTAAGAAATACCGGGATATGCATGTGGTGGGATCGCAGCAATATAAGGTCATGAGACGCATCGAAATATGTCGGACCGCTGCCCTTGGAGGCCATGTCGAAGCCTGTAATCATTGCGGTTATAACCGCAACGCATATAACTCCTGCCGGGACAGACACTGTCCGAAATGCCAGACCATGGTCAAGGAGAAATGGCTCAGTGACAGAAGGACAGAACTGCTGCCTTGCCCCTATTTTCACAACGTTTTCACTTTGCCGCATGAGCTCAATCCCCTGGTTATGGGCAATAAACACATTATGCTGACTCTGCTGTTTACCGCAGTCAAAGAAACATTGCAGGTCTTCGCCCGTGATCCGCAGTGGCGCCTTGGGGGCCAACTCGGCTTCATTTCCGTGCTTCACACATGGAATCAGAAACTCATGGACCACTACCACCTGCACTGCATCATCCCGGCAGGAGTTCTTTCATTTGATCGTACAAGCTGGACCGGCACCAGAAGAAAATATTTATTCCGGGTTCAGTCATTGGCGAAGGAGTTCAAAAAACGCTATCTGGACAAGCTAGAAAGGGCACATAAGAAAAACCTCCTTTCTTTCCCTGGCAAGGTTGCAGGGCTGCAAGAGAAGAAACAGTTCCTGACGTTCATAGAAACGTTGCGTGGCAAGCAGTGGATCACTTATGCCAAACAGCCCTTTGGTGGACCGGAACAGGTGCTCGAATATCTCGGTCGCTATACCCACCGGGTGGCAATAACCAACAACCGGATCATTGCTATCGATGATGGCAAGGTTAGCTTCAGGTATCGGGACCGCAGCGACGACAATAAGGAAAAAGAACTTACCCTCAGTGCTGAAGAATTTATCAGGCGATTTCTCCTGCACGTGCTGCCGAGCGGCTTTACCAAAATCCGCTATTACGGCTTCCTGGCTCATGCTAACAAGAAAACCTGCATCGCTTTAATCCGCACCCTGATCGGTTCAGACGTCAAATATACACAGAAAACAGTGGAGACCGTTCAGGAGATGATGCTGCGCTTGACCGGCATCGACATCTGCTGCTGCCCGCAGTGCGGCAAGGGAAAGCTGGTCTATCTCAGGCCGATTACCGACCTGGCTTATGATGATAGCTCCTGA